In a genomic window of Meleagris gallopavo isolate NT-WF06-2002-E0010 breed Aviagen turkey brand Nicholas breeding stock chromosome 1, Turkey_5.1, whole genome shotgun sequence:
- the LOC100545462 gene encoding tubulin alpha-3 chain gives MRECISIHIGQAGVQMGNACWELYCLEHGIQADGTIPGSKLVKPVEPQSEQVDSSFETFFCETASGKHVPRAVFIDLEPTVIDEIRTGTYHGLFHPEQLISGKEDAANNYARGHYTIGKEIIDTVLSRIRKMADQCSGLQGFLVFHSFGGGTGSGFTSLLMERLSVEYSKKSKLEFSVYPAPQVSTAVVEPYNSILTTHTTLEHSDCSFMVDNEAIYDICNRNLDIERPTYTNLNRLIGQIVSSVTASLRFNGALNVDLIEFQTNLVPYPRIHFPLTTYAPIISAEKAYHEQLSVPEITNACFEFSNQMVKCDPRRGKYMACCLLYRGDVVPKDVNAAIAAIKTRRSIQFVDWCPTGFKVGINYQPPTVVPGGDLAKVQRAVCMLSNTTAIAEAWARLDHKFDLMYAKRAFVHWYVGEGMEEGEFSEAREDLAALEKDYEEVGRDSADGEEDEADEDEY, from the exons ATG AGGGAGTGCATTTCCATCCACATCGGGCAGGCTGGCGTGCAGATGGGCAATGCCTGTTGGGAGCTGTATTGCCTTGAGCATGGGATCCAGGCAGATGGGACCATTCCTGGCTCCAAGCTGGTGAAACCTGTGGAGCCACAGTCTGAGCAAGTGGATTCTTCTTTTGAGACCTTCTTCTGTGAGACAGCGTCTGGGAAGCATGTGCCTCGGGCAGTGTTCATAGACTTGGAGCCCACTGTCATTG ATGAGATCCGAACTGGCACCTACCATGGACTCTTCCACCCAGAGCAGCTCATCAGCGGCAaggaggatgctgccaacaACTATGCCCGTGGCCACTACACCATTGGGAAGGAGATTATAGACACTGTCCTCAGCAGAATTCGGAAAATG GCTGACCAGTGCAGCGGCCTCCAGGGGTTCCTGGTCTTCCACAGCTTTGGGGGAGGCACAGGCTCGGGGTTCACCTCCCTCCTCATGGAGCGGCTCTCTGTAGAGTACAGCAAGAAGTCCAAGCTGGAGTTCTCTGTGTACCCAGCACCACAGGTCTCCACGGCAGTGGTGGAGCCCTACAACTCCATCCTCACCACCCACACCACCCTGGAGCACTCAGACTGCTCCTTCATGGTGGACAACGAGGCCATCTATGACATCTGCAACCGCAACCTGGACATCGAGAGGCCCACCTACACCAACCTCAACAGGCTCATTGGGCAGATCGTCTCCTCAGTTACCGCCTCTTTGAGATTTAATGGTGCCTTGAACGTTGACCTGATTGAATTCCAGACCAACCTGGTGCCCTACCCACGGATACATTTCCCCCTCACCACCTATGCACCCATCATCTCGGCAGAGAAAGCCTACCACGAGCAGCTGTCGGTGCCGGAGATCACCAACGCTTGCTTTGAGTTCTCCAACCAGATGGTGAAATGTGACCCACGGCGTGGCAAGTACATGGCGTGCTGCCTGCTGTACCGGGGTGACGTGGTGCCCAAGGACGTGAACGCGGCCATTGCGGCCATCAAAACCCGCCGCTCCATCCAGTTTGTGGACTGGTGCCCCACGGGCTTCAAGGTGGGCATCAACTATCAGCCCCCAACGGTGGTGCCTGGTGGGGACCTGGCCAAGGTGCAGCGGGCTGTGTGCATGCTGAGCAACACCACGGCCATCGCCGAGGCCTGGGCTCGCCTGGACCACAAGTTTGACCTGATGTATGCCAAGCGAGCCTTTGTGCACTGGTATGTTGGTGAAGGCATGGAGGAGGGGGAGTTCTCAGAGGCCAGGGAGGACCTGGCTGCCCTGGAGAAGGATTACGaggaggttggaagggactcagCAGATGGAGAAGAAGATGAGGCTGATGAGGATGAGTACTAA
- the UCN3 gene encoding urocortin-3 — translation MPHAKLLLLLALLCATETSRAFRLYNAASIFSCLNAALTKAQKSLPEENTVLDKRGYDYHPAEEASEEEEEEAEEERGKRTFPGEGHYKYTSQAQVKGKTYQNRAKSDRRTKVTLSLDVPTNIMNILFNIAKAKNLRAKAAANAHLMAQIGRRK, via the coding sequence ATGCCCCACGCCAAGCTGTTGCTCCTCCTCGCCCTCCTCTGTGCCACAGAAACCAGCAGGGCCTTCCGCCTCTACAACGCTGCCTCCATTTTCAGCTGCCTCAACGCGGCCCTCACCAAGGCCCAGAAGAGCCTCCCAGAGGAAAACACCGTCTTGGACAAGCGTGGCTATGACTACCATCCAGCAGAGGAAGCAtccgaggaggaggaggaggaggcagaggaagagagagggaaaaggacATTCCCAGGGGAAGGCCATTACAAATACACCTCCCAGGCGCAGGTGAAGGGGAAGACCTACCAAAACCGTGCCAAAAGCGACCGCCGCACCAAGGTCACCCTGTCCCTCGACGTCCCCACCAACATCATGAATATCCTCTTCAACATCGCCAAAGCCAAGAACTTGCGGGCAAAGGCTGCTGCCAATGCACACCTCATGGCCCAAATTGGGCGGCGGAAGTGA